The following is a genomic window from Dehalobacter sp..
TCCAGGCTACTGTTGCTTCAGAAGATGAATTTGTCATAACGGTAATTAAGCAGGAAGAACAAATTGATGCGGAGATTAACCATATTATTCAAACCGCTTTTGGAGAAAAGAAAAAGAATCCGCGCCCTTCTCCGAAGTTTGCGTCTGAAGAGCAATGGGTATATTTGTTTGAAGAGTTCGAAGATGTTATTTCCGCAGTCCGTCTTTTGCCGGGGATTCTCCAGCTTCAATCTGCGTTGTTCCAATATGAAGGTGAATATTACCTGACAATCAGCAATATTGGAAACCCGCGTAAAAAGAAACTGGCTGAAGCGATACTGGACGAATTTGGGGAATCTGTCATGACTACGGATACTTTTCTCAAAGAGCACGGTGAAACGATTATCGAGGAAGATGCCGTAAAAATCTTAAAACGCCTCGAGAAAAAGAAAAGGAGCTGAAAGCTCCTTTTGCTATATATAAGTACTATCCGGCAGGATTGAAATGGCCTGTCTCGTAGAGTTTGCGGATACTGTTCAGGCAATCCGGACAAACGGTTTGTCTCTTGAATAACATAAGCTGATCCGTGCCATTGCAGAAAATGCATTTGGATCTTTTTTTAGCATGAAATATGCGGAAGTCGTATATCTTTGTTCCGGAAGGCTCCATTACCTTTCCCCCTTGGATTTATTTTAGCGGTCTGAAATGTTATTATAATCATATTAAACGATCCGGCTTGTCGAAATCCTAAAAAAAACCAAGCGGGTAAGAATGAACATTTTGTCTTAGATTGCAGAATTCGGGGTGTTTTTTTTGAGAAATAGCAAACTGCGTCTTCTTCCTCCGGTAAACGAGGTCATTGCCGAATTAGCAAAAACCCATATCTGTAATGGTTATGAACTTTCGGTAATTACCTGGGCAGTAAGGAAGGCTCTGGAAAAAGCCAGAAAGATTCTTTTGGATGATCTGAATCACGATGGCGAAGAATTGAAAAGTGGAAAAACTAAAAAGCTTCAGAATTTTTTGTACTGTCAGCCTGAAGAATTTGTACCGGTCTTTCGAGCGTGGTTGTATAAGGAGATCCAAGCACAATTGAGAGGTTATGGAAGTATGAAGAGAGTCATCAATGCTACAGGTGTAATTCTGCATACGAATTGCGGACGCGCACTGCTTGCTCCGGAAGCCGCCGCCTATGTTGCGGAACAGGCTGTTGTTTACAGCAATCTTGAGCTTAATCTTGAAACCGGAAATCGCGGCTCGAGGTACAGCCATATCGAAGAAATTTTGGCAGAGCTGACCGGGGCCGAAGCATCCCTTGTTGTGAATAACAATGCAGCAGCGGTACTTTTAATCATGAATACTTTTGCCGTCCATAAAGAAGTCATTGTTTCCCGCGGAGAACTGGTGGAAGTCGGCGGATCTTTCCGTATTCCTGAAGTGCTCAAAGCAGGAGGGGCAAAACTGGTGGAAGTCGGAGCAACGAATAAGACCTGGCCAAAGGATTACCAGGAGGCGATCGGCCCGGAGACGGCGATGCTGCTGAAAGTACATACCAGTAATTATCGGATTCAGGGATTCCAGCATGAAGTTCCGGTTGATGAGCTTGTGGTGCTCGGTAAAGAGTCGGGGATCCCGGTTGTCGTGGATCTTGGTAGCGGCAGTTTCCTAGATGGATCGGAATATGGTCTTCCACAGGAACCGACGGTGCAGGATACACTGAAAAGCGGGGCTTCACTGGTTTCTTTCAGTGGGGATAAACTCTTGGGAGGCCCTCAGGCCGGAATTATAATCGGCAAAAAGGAACTGATTGACCGCTTGAAAAAAAATCAGCTCACTCGGGCTTTGAGAGTTGATAAGCTGGTTCTGGCTGCCTTGGTCGGGACGCTCCGTTTCTATCAGAGAGGGGAAATTGGTAAAATACCTGTCTGGAATATGCTTTCCCGTACAAAAGATGAACTTTGGAAAGACGCGCTGAAGCTTAGTGAAATGCTTGCCGGCCTACCCGGTTTAGAGATACAGGTTATGGACGCTGAATCCTGCGTTGGAGGCGGGGCTTTTCCGACGGCGGTTCTCCCGACTTGCGTATGTGCGGTAAAGCC
Proteins encoded in this region:
- a CDS encoding adaptor protein MecA gives rise to the protein QATVASEDEFVITVIKQEEQIDAEINHIIQTAFGEKKKNPRPSPKFASEEQWVYLFEEFEDVISAVRLLPGILQLQSALFQYEGEYYLTISNIGNPRKKKLAEAILDEFGESVMTTDTFLKEHGETIIEEDAVKILKRLEKKKRS
- the selA gene encoding L-seryl-tRNA(Sec) selenium transferase, with the translated sequence MRNSKLRLLPPVNEVIAELAKTHICNGYELSVITWAVRKALEKARKILLDDLNHDGEELKSGKTKKLQNFLYCQPEEFVPVFRAWLYKEIQAQLRGYGSMKRVINATGVILHTNCGRALLAPEAAAYVAEQAVVYSNLELNLETGNRGSRYSHIEEILAELTGAEASLVVNNNAAAVLLIMNTFAVHKEVIVSRGELVEVGGSFRIPEVLKAGGAKLVEVGATNKTWPKDYQEAIGPETAMLLKVHTSNYRIQGFQHEVPVDELVVLGKESGIPVVVDLGSGSFLDGSEYGLPQEPTVQDTLKSGASLVSFSGDKLLGGPQAGIIIGKKELIDRLKKNQLTRALRVDKLVLAALVGTLRFYQRGEIGKIPVWNMLSRTKDELWKDALKLSEMLAGLPGLEIQVMDAESCVGGGAFPTAVLPTCVCAVKPKQNSVVDLESFLRQGDVPVLARIVKDAIVVDPRTLLPEDYQVIADRLREWGSRSAGHVVL